The DNA region agaataataaaacaaataataaagttgTGGGCTGGAAGTGAAATTTAAAAAGCTACAGGGGGactgaaaacaaataaagatttcttttattattttgttaattagtaATCTAATCTAATTGGTCCCCCGTGtaacaaatatgtttttttcttccttttttttgcgTACGTTGTAGCTCTAGAAGAGCAATATTTTCTAATGTTGAATAGTTCTAAGATGAAATTGATGGAATTTACTAGTTTGGAATGAAATCgagaattatttaatatttagtaaTCTAATCTAATTTACTAGTTGCTAATCATAATACATAAAAGCAACAAAATTAATGTATATTTTCAACATAGGTTTTAGACCCGGCCCGGTCCAAGGGTCTGGGTTCAGGGTTTGATCGGGTCACCGCGTCacccaagtttatttttttaaaaaaataaaaacgacatgtcgttttagtaaaaaaaaaaaaaaattcaacggGTTGCAATCTGGCTTTCTAATCCAAGTTCAACCGGGTTGTCGGGTCACAccaggttttttcttctcttattttttctttcaacccGGCCTGGTTCCAGTCCCGGTCAACCCCATCAGCCGagccgagttttaaaactataattttcaatGCTCTTcatatattataagaaaatatcattttaaaaaaaataaacttagctaCATATAAGGtcatttattaagaatttattcttCAAGGAATAGGTTACTAATAAACATCATGATTGGAAGGTATATTATTGGCTCCCTCCAAATTTACCATTAATTTCACTCATTCAGTGGCAATACAAGAAAGAAAGTCCAAGAGTTGCATATCAAAGGAAGTAGaaaaacaatacaacaacaatgaaTAACTCATTTGCTCACATAATTTATTATGCAAGCATCAATTTAAGATAGTGCTtgagaacataattggaattgtattttttaaaatttttaaatttttttatctaaaatttttttttatagtttctaattattttgatatactgatattaaaaatattttttaaaaataaaaaaatataatatttttatatatatttataaattaaaaacactttaaactataattattattacattttcaaataccctttaaaaataacatattcaaatagaagaaagaaatgaatcatTGTTGTAGTAGAAACATAATGACCATTCATGGAGAGACAAAACTTTATTTGGACACcaataaagagaatgaaatgattttgtattgaaataaaaaaagaaaaataatttcggAAGAATTAATAAGCATTTAAAGGATTGTAAGTGGGCGTTTGgcattttaatagattttatagacgtgctttaaaaaaaattataattataggtTTTGCTCAACgagaaaatttttaataaaatttatacaaaactataatttatattgattaattaaatatttttaaaattagaattaaagtaaaatataatttcaaatatatcaCATCACATTCTCAAACGgtcaataaaatttatgaatagGGGAAGAGGGGATTATAATTGGAAAGATAACcactataattaattaaaaacaaatgtaactgataaaattaaatatagcaCATAACCATTGATATTACtgtatttattattgaaataacacattaaaagctaaaaaagcaGTGACTATATGGCTGTAAATCATAGAGAAGTGAAATGTCTATTTATGATGCAATATTAATGCATGctataattttgttataaaaaatatatattcaccTCAATGTATTGGAGGAAAACACTTGTCCAATTATGAGCCCTAAAAATTTGAGAACCTAGAAGATAGTTTTACACAAATATTGTAATAacgattgatttttaaagtattttttattaaaaatatattaaattaatgtttttttaaaaagtttatttttaactcTAACACATcataacaatctaaaaatataaaaaagaattattttaaacaaaaaaaattatattttttaaatccacTCACATAAATGTGGGGAGGTAAAAGTTACTTATCATATGAATCcatttaatacataaaaaaaaatgaataattcgAACAATTGATCCAAGAACATATTCGAACCAAACTAAACTTGAAGAAATCGAATACTTGAACCTGGaagacaaaacaaacaaaaaaaaaaacaactagaacATATATTTGAAGACTAATTGAACTTGGAATTTGCTGGAGGATGAGTTTAGGGATCCTTGTACAAATCAAGTGGGGTTCAGAGCCATGCCGTTGCTAAAAACAGAGTATTTTGGGTCGCACTTATCAATGATTACTGCTCTGGTGGACTGAATCCCTTGGTGTATCTTGCCTGGGCTACTAAACCCAATTAGCCTGTTTGTTCTTTAATGGCCATATTGTAccgaatgattttttttctttttccccagTATCCAATTCCTATGTAACGCAGACAAACGAAACTATACTGGTAGGTTAGGGAGCACAAACCCAAATCTGATCCTAGTAGTAAACTTCACCATGGTCCCCAAGCTAGCACCTTCCATGAATTTATGAGTCTCCATCTGCTAAATGTATACAGAGAGGGGGGAAACAGTAGGGAAGAACATGTCAGATGCACGGAAAgactaattaatttgaagggCTTCAAAAAATCAGGAGAGCTCAAGCTCAAAATCGTGAATAACAGAAGAAAGCGTGTATGCAATTGGGAAACAGAGTTGGAACTCTATACTCATGATTCTTTTATATACATGTCGTTAAGTTCTAGGACTCTACCCTGTACAtataagttggaaaacaatggcatccttttccttttgttccaAAACATTCTCTCTTGATGTTTCCCATTTATGTACACAAGTTTAGAAACATCGTCTTTCGTTTGTTTCATGAgctccctcttcttctttttcctcctcTGATATGCTTTTTAGCTGCTCTCACTCTGATTTCACATGTGAGCATGAGTTGGTACAAAATTTGGCAATACCATCCCCTTGTTTTCACAGAAAACGTATGAAATCTGAGGTTCAAATACCCAAGTGGCCAAGACTTGCTTCATCAGAACTGCCGAAAGAGACACGGAAATGGTGATTGATCTCAAAACCCAAATCAACCTGTCAGGTCAATTGATATGTCTGTTCTTGGGTGAGTTGTACTCCTCTGCACCAAGGAGTTTTTCATTAGGAAAAGCTTTTCGAAAAAATGGCAATCGGATTTTTTTCATACACTTCAAGCAGCTAAGGTTACCATTCAGAATCTGGACAACCTGCAATCCAAGTTCAAAGGCAAATCAGCATATTTTTTAGTCATCTTATGCAAGCGGTTCAATTGTAGACTTTGGAACACAAAGTTAATACAGCCTCCAAGAAAGTGCTTCATCGTAATAAGATTGAGACTggtaaaatatttgaaagacaAGATTTTTGAGTTCTATACCATTTAAGTCCTATTTGAATGTTTATCTGACAGCCGGGGTTTAATAATTAGTAACTAATAGGGATAGTAACATATGATCTTGACTTTCTAGTAAGATGGCACACCTGAATCATGTGAGGCCGCCGTATCGAAGATTGTTGTATGCATAAAGAAGCAGCCAAGAGCACAAGATTCATTTGTCGAGCATTATAATCATCAACAAGAGCAGGATCAACTAGCTCTCCAATCTCATTGTTCTTGAGCAACGGTTttgcctaaaaaataaaatcaaccaaTTCATAATTAGCACCCTCTCAGTGCATTGCTACAGTTGTTCTTTCCGAGTACTTGGCTGCATACAAGCAAGAAAAGGTATATGAAAATCATACCCACAATACAAGGCTTTGCTGCGAGTAATCCAGAGCTCGCCGTCCCGTGACTAGTTCCAACAGCAGTACACCGAAGGCAAAAACATCAGTTTTCTCGTCTACTATTCCATGCATCAAGTATTCCGGAGCAAGATAACTGTGACAGGCAGAAATTGAAGTAATAACTTCAAACAGTCATATATATTGAATAGAAACAGTAGAAAAAGGAAATAAGTCTTAGCTTTACAAACCCGAATGTGCCTTCAAATTTGGAAACAGTGTGGTGAGTCCAATGCTCTGGTAGCCACTTTGCAAGACCAAAATcacaaatctgaaaaaaaaattagttaggtTGTTTCTTTTCCGCTGACAAACACAATTTGTTATCCATCTAGAAAGGAAATCAAGAATAATAAACAGAATCTACTGCTTGATACCTGAGGCTCAAAGTCCTCTGTAAGCAAAATGTTTGCAGCCTTAATATCTCTATGTATTATTCTTCTTTGGCAACCCTCGTGAAGATAGAGTAAACCATGAGCTGTCCCTAATGCAATCTTAAACCTGATATGCCATGTCAATCTCTCTTTTGAACCTATAAAATTTAGCACTTGTTAGAAAACGAAAAGCATTTAAAAATGGAGAACTTGGCATTCATGAACTAACCATAAAGAACTGAAGCTAAGCTCCCATGTGGAGACAATTCAAGAACAAGGTGCATTCCTCCTTCAATTCCATAACCAATCAATTTAGCTGTATTGGGATGGTTCACATGGGCCATAATCCCCATCTCAGATAAAAAGTCCCCAATAATCTCATCAGTTGTTCCTCGTGTTAAACGCTTGATTGCAACAATTTTCCCATTTTGCAAACACCCTTTGTAAACTTCAGCATAACCGCCTTTTCCAATCAGATTT from Populus alba chromosome 14, ASM523922v2, whole genome shotgun sequence includes:
- the LOC118041410 gene encoding receptor-like cytosolic serine/threonine-protein kinase RBK2 isoform X1 encodes the protein MEKKEDASSPVGVLEDYFKSEESESCSSKDPTSDAEAAQKVSKHASRWHGFVKLLRSRSKKSLATLHPLGVLKLSMRKSSSMRETIITNLFANSDSSNFKSPRMNFTLSELQAATNNFSQENLIGKGGYAEVYKGCLQNGKIVAIKRLTRGTTDEIIGDFLSEMGIMAHVNHPNTAKLIGYGIEGGMHLVLELSPHGSLASVLYGSKERLTWHIRFKIALGTAHGLLYLHEGCQRRIIHRDIKAANILLTEDFEPQICDFGLAKWLPEHWTHHTVSKFEGTFGYLAPEYLMHGIVDEKTDVFAFGVLLLELVTGRRALDYSQQSLVLWAKPLLKNNEIGELVDPALVDDYNARQMNLVLLAASLCIQQSSIRRPHMIQVVQILNGNLSCLKCMKKIRLPFFRKAFPNEKLLGAEEYNSPKNRHIN
- the LOC118041410 gene encoding receptor-like cytosolic serine/threonine-protein kinase RBK2 isoform X2, with protein sequence MEKKEDASSPVGVLEDYFKSEESESCSSKDPTSDAEAAQKVSKHASRWHGFVKLLRSRSKKSLATLHPLGVLKLSMRKSSSMRETIITNLFANSDSSNFKSPRMNFTLSELQAATNNFSQENLIGKGGYAEVYKGCLQNGKIVAIKRLTRGTTDEIIGDFLSEMGIMAHVNHPNTAKLIGYGIEGGMHLVLELSPHGSLASVLYGSKERLTWHIRFKIALGTAHGLLYLHEGCQRRIIHRDIKAANILLTEDFEPQICDFGLAKWLPEHWTHHTVSKFEGTFGYLAPEYLMHGIVDEKTDVFAFGVLLLELVTGRRALDYSQQSLVLWAKPLLKNNEIGELVDPALVDDYNARQMNLVLLAASLCIQQSSIRRPHMIQVVQILNEEYNSPKNRHIN